In Bradyrhizobium sp. WBOS07, the genomic window TAGTCCTCGGCAACCTCGCCCGCGCGTTGCATCAGCTCCACCTCGCGGCCGGTCCAGCGCTTGATGTGATCGTTGACCAGTGTTCGCGCCGTGAACGGAGCCGGCCAGAACAGTTTGCGCGACCAGTCGGGAACGACGCCGCGCACCGTGTCGTTGCTGGTCGCCATGCGAATACGTTCCTTGGCCTCCTGCGCGCCGTTGGCCTCCACGCTCGCATAGAAACGTGTGCCGATCAGCACGCCGGATGCGCCCAGCATCATCATCGCCGCGAGGCCCCGGCCGTCGGCGATCCCGCCGGCTGCGACGACCGGCACACGTCCGGCCGCCAGGTCGACGATCGCAGGCACGATGTCGATGGTGGTGCGCGATGCGCCATGGCCGCCGGCTTCGGTGCCCTGCGCGACCAGGATCTCCGCGCCGGCATCGAGCGCCTGCCTGGCCATGTCCTCGCTCTGCACCTGGCAGATCAGTCGCGCACCACGCTCCCTGATGCGCGGCGCAAACGGCGCGGGATCGCCGAACGACAGCATGATGGCCTGCGGGCCGGCGTCGAGCGCGACGTCGAGCAGGTCGGGCTGTTTCGCCAGGCTCCAGGTGATGAAGCCGATGCCGAACTGTGCAAAGCCCTTCAGCTCTGCGGCTTCCGTCCGAAGCCGGATGGCGTCGCCGTATCCGCCACCCAGGATGCCGAATCCGCCGGCCTCGCTGACCGCGCGGGTCAGCCGACTGCCTGCGATCGTATCCATGGGAGCCGACAGGATCGGATGTCTGATCCCGAGGAGCTCCGTCAGCGGCGTGGCGAACGGCATGGGTCCTCCCTCTCTGGACAGGAAGACTAGGCGCAAATAACATTCTTCAAAATTGAATTCTATAGAATGCTGCCATCTCAAAAGAGAAACGTGCCATGGAACTCAGCGATCTCCAGACCTTCGCCACTGTGGCCCGCACCGGCGGCATCACCCGCGCCGCCGAGGAGCTGAACACGGTGCAGTCCAACGTCACTCAGCGCGTGAAGGCGCTGGAGGCGGAGATCGGCACGCCACTGTTCGAACGCCACAGCCGCGGCATGACGCTGACCGGCGCCGGCAAGCGTCTCTTGCCTTACGCGCAACGGATGGCCGCGCTCTCGCGCGAGGCCGCATTGGCCGCGCGGGACGATGGCGAGCCCAAGGGACCGCTTGGGATCGGCTCGATGGAAACGACCGCGGCGGTGCGGCTGCCGCCCCTGCTCGCCGATTTCCACCGCCGCTTTCCCGCCGTGCGGCTTTCCTTGCGCACGGCGCCGACCGCCGACCTCGTCGCAGCCGTGCTCGACGGCGCGCTCGACGGCGCCTTCGTCGCCGGCCCGATCGCGCATGCCGACCTCATCGTGACGAGCGCGTTCCGCGAAGAGTTGGTGCTCGTGAGCGCGCGACGCTGGGCTTCGCTTGCCGAGCTGCGCGCCGGCACGCCGGAATCCGGTCCGACCGCGCTGGTGTTCCGCACCGGCTGCACCTACCGCCAGCGACTCGAACAAGTGTTCGTCGAGTTCGGCTGGCCGTCGGCCGCGCGCTTCGAGCTCGGCACGCTCGACGGCATGATCGGCTGCGTCGCCGCCGACATGGGCGTGACGTTGCTGCCGCGCGCGGTCGTCGAGCGCAGCGCAATGAATGGCAGCATCACGATCCACGCGCTGAACCCGGCGCATGCGCGCGTCGAGACAGTGTTCATCCACCGCAGCGCCGGACATCAAACCAGCGCACTGAGCGGTTTTGCCGACTGCCTGAAGAAGGACCACGACGTCATCGCCGCCTGAGGCGAGCGTTCCACTCCGCGAAATTCGTCACAAATCCGTCGCGGATTCCACGTTGCCTTCCGCGGCAACGCATCACATCAAAAAGCTTTGAAGCCCGCGATCATTCTACGTTAGGATGACTGACTGGCCAGCGCAAAACCATAACGAAACCGGACATCGGCAAAAAAACATCGGGAGGACTATCGATGCGCAATACGCTCGTGTTGTGCTGTGTCGCCGTATTGTCGGCGATCTCAGGAACTGCAAGCGCACAGGACTGGACCAAATCGAAATGGGGGCCGAACGACGAGGTCGGCGCCGCCAACTACATGACGCCCGAGCTGGTGGTGAAAGCGGCATCGCTCGTGAAGACCGGCAAGACCTACGCGCTCGGCATGGCCGTCGACTCCAAGACTCCGGCCTACCCGCCGCGCGACTACAAGATCACCATCGTGCAGCCCGGACAGGCCGGCAGCAGCGGCCTAGGTCCGAACAAGGCGACCTATAACGATGACATCCTCAATACCTGGGTCGGCGTCGGAACCCAGCTCGACGGCCTCGGACATCTCGGTGTCGAGCACGTCTATTACAATGGCAACAAGCTCGCCGACTTTGCCGATCCCACCGGGCTGAAGAAGCTCGGCATCGAGAAGGTGCCGCCGATGGTCACCCGCGGCGTGCTGCTCGACATGGCCGCCTATTTCAAGACCGACGTGGTGAAGGAAGGCACCGCCTTCAACGTCAAGGAGATCGAGGAAGCCGCCAAGCAGCAGAACGTCGAGATCCGCCAGGGCGACGTCGTCATCTTCCACACCGGCTGGCTCAGCCTGGTCGGCAAGGACGACAAGCGCTACTCGGCCGGTGAACCCGGCCTTGGCGTCGAAGGCGCCAAATACCTCACTGGCAAGGGTGTGGTCGCTGTCGGCGCCGACACCTGGGGCGTAGAGGTCCTGCCCTTCGAATCGAAGAACGTCTTCGAGGTGCACCAGATCCTGCTCGCCATGAACGGGACCTACATCCTGGAGAACCTCGATACGGCCGCGCTGGCCCGGGACAAGGGTTATGAATTCCTGTTCGTGCTGGGACAGCCGCGCTGGACCGGCGGCGTGCAGGCGATGATCAACCCGATCGCGATCCGCTGACGCCGAGCGAGTCCGGAAGACCGTCGGGTGAGGTCATGCGGTGTCTCTGCGGAGCACCGCTGCCCTCACCCGATTACGCATCGTTTCGCACCGTACGAGAAGGCCCCTATTTGAGCCGGATATCCTCATAAGATTCGATCCGCCGCGGGCCGACCGCGGTCGCCTCGTGCGAATCCGCATCAGCGAGATTGCCGAAATCGAGCTTGGTCAGCTTCGCGAGGTCCGCGATCGAGACCTGAAACACGCTGACGTCCTCCTCCGACATCCGCTCGCGCAGGTCCATCTCCTGGATGCGGTCGATCTCCATGACCAGCTTTCGCTGGCTCATCAGGAAGGCCGCCGCCTTGAGCGCGTCGTCGTCCTCGTTGCGCCGGATCAGGATCTTCCAGAAATATTTCGGGATCTGGACGCCGCCGAAGCTCGGATCCTTGTGCGGCCGGCCCGCCGGATTGGGCAGATCGGACCCGTCGGCGTCCGGCCCGTCGAACACCGGGCCGTTCATGACGATGCCCTTCTCCTCGCCTTCGAGCAGGACGTCGCGCGTATAGTCCTCCAGTCCCGCCCAGAGCTGCTTGCCCTGGTTGAACGAGAAGAACTGCGGCGCGCAATTGGTGAAATGGAAGGAATCGTCACCATGCTGCTTGGCCGCGGCGACGGTGTCGCCCCAGGTCGCATCCAGCCGGCGCACGAGATGACCGCGGTCGAAAGGATTCTTGCTGCGATCCGCCTCGAACGTAGCTTGCTTGCGGTAGAACTCGTCGCCGATCTGGGCATCGTCGTCGATGCGCGGGTCGCGCAGCCAGGAATCGCCCTCGCGCTTGCCGACGTCCTGCTGCTTGCCGCCGTCGATATTAACGCAACTGAAGAAAGCCAGCCGGCGATCCTTGTTCATGACCACGCTGTAGTTGGAATATTTCAGCTCGGATTGCTTGGAGCTTCCCTTCAGCATCGCGATCCTGGATTTGAG contains:
- a CDS encoding nitronate monooxygenase family protein; this translates as MPFATPLTELLGIRHPILSAPMDTIAGSRLTRAVSEAGGFGILGGGYGDAIRLRTEAAELKGFAQFGIGFITWSLAKQPDLLDVALDAGPQAIMLSFGDPAPFAPRIRERGARLICQVQSEDMARQALDAGAEILVAQGTEAGGHGASRTTIDIVPAIVDLAAGRVPVVAAGGIADGRGLAAMMMLGASGVLIGTRFYASVEANGAQEAKERIRMATSNDTVRGVVPDWSRKLFWPAPFTARTLVNDHIKRWTGREVELMQRAGEVAEDYAAAKAAGDFETAAVFAGEAAGLIHDIPPAAEIVARIAIEAKQLLEGNRNSVTAGFPSPLAGEGGAQRRMRGSIRGE
- a CDS encoding LysR family transcriptional regulator, whose amino-acid sequence is MELSDLQTFATVARTGGITRAAEELNTVQSNVTQRVKALEAEIGTPLFERHSRGMTLTGAGKRLLPYAQRMAALSREAALAARDDGEPKGPLGIGSMETTAAVRLPPLLADFHRRFPAVRLSLRTAPTADLVAAVLDGALDGAFVAGPIAHADLIVTSAFREELVLVSARRWASLAELRAGTPESGPTALVFRTGCTYRQRLEQVFVEFGWPSAARFELGTLDGMIGCVAADMGVTLLPRAVVERSAMNGSITIHALNPAHARVETVFIHRSAGHQTSALSGFADCLKKDHDVIAA
- a CDS encoding cyclase family protein, which encodes MRNTLVLCCVAVLSAISGTASAQDWTKSKWGPNDEVGAANYMTPELVVKAASLVKTGKTYALGMAVDSKTPAYPPRDYKITIVQPGQAGSSGLGPNKATYNDDILNTWVGVGTQLDGLGHLGVEHVYYNGNKLADFADPTGLKKLGIEKVPPMVTRGVLLDMAAYFKTDVVKEGTAFNVKEIEEAAKQQNVEIRQGDVVIFHTGWLSLVGKDDKRYSAGEPGLGVEGAKYLTGKGVVAVGADTWGVEVLPFESKNVFEVHQILLAMNGTYILENLDTAALARDKGYEFLFVLGQPRWTGGVQAMINPIAIR